The Deltaproteobacteria bacterium CG2_30_66_27 nucleotide sequence TACACGGCCGTCGAGACGGAAGGGAGGGACACCTACATCCGGGAAGGGTGCAACAATTGCCACACCCAGACGGTGCGGCCGCTTCGCGCCGAGGTGGCCCGGTACGGCGACTACTCCAGGGCCGAGGAGTCGGCCTGGGACCGGCCGTTCCTCTGGGGTTCCCGCCGGACGGGTCCGGACCTGGCGCGCGTCGGAGGCAAATACCCGGACGCATGGCATTACCGACACATGGCGAACCCGCAGTCGATGTTCTCAACGTCGAACATGCCCGCGTACCCCTGGCTCGCGGAAGCGAAGCTCGACACCTCCCTGACGGCCAGGAAGGTCAAGACCCTCGGATTCGGCTACGACGAGGCGGAGGTCGCCCGGCAACTGGCGGACTTCCGGCAGGCGGTCACGGGACCGGCCTATCCGTCCGCGCGGGTCCGCGCCCAGGTGACGCCGGCCGCTCTTCGGGGGGAGATCACCGAACTCGACGCTCTGGTGGCATATCTCCAGAAACTGGGGCGGGACCTGAAAGCGGCGCGGAAACCCGCGGCGGGGGCCGTGACCGCGGAAGCGGCCGGATCGAAGAACCCGTACGCCGGGAACAAAGAGGCCGAGGAGGAAGGCGAGAAGATCTTCAAGGAGAATTGCCGGAGTTGCCACGGCGAAAAAGGGGCCGGGGGGTTCGGGCCGAAGCTGGCGACGACCGCCCACAGGTTCGGAGGTTCGGACGCGGAGCTCTTCGCCTCCGTCGCGGGGGGACGCCCGGGCGGGATGCCCTCGTTCCTTCCGCAGTTGGGGAGGGAGCGGATATGGAAGGCGGTCACCTACATCCGGCGCCTTGAACGGGAAGGCCGATGACGCCGCGCGCGCTGGCGTATCTTTTCTTCACGCTGCTCCTCGCCGGGATCTTCGCGGGGATCATCGCGTACTATTTCAATCGGAAACGGCACGACCGCGTGGAAGCCCCGAAGTACCGGATGCTGGACGACGACGATCCGCTGCCCGATTCCACGGGCGGCCGCCGGGAGGGATGATCCGATGGACGAGCCGATCGGGAAGATGGATGCGCACAACAAGGTCCCCCGCGGGTTCCTCGTCCTGCTGTTCGGGCTGATCGCATTCGGCGTCTACTACATCGCCGCGTACACCCCGGGGATCAGCGGCTGGTCGCAGTACAAGGAGCTCGCGAAGGAACTGGCGGCGGACAAGGCGAACGCCGCCGCCCCGGTCCGGGAGTACGGGAAAAAGCCGTAACCGGACCTGTCCTCTCCCCGCGCCCGCGGTACACTCGTTCCATGTGGAAAAACCGCCGACGGATCGTCGCCCTCCTCGGGGCGGCGGCGGTCCTTCTCCTTCCGTTCCTCCGGATCCGCGGACGCAGCGTGGCGCGGTTCGACCTTCCCACCCTCTCGCTCCACCTCTTCGGGGCGGTCGTTCCGATCGACGAGTTCTACCTGGTCCTGCTGGGCGCGCTCTTCCTCGTGGCGCTCACCCTTTGGGTGACGGTCGTCTTCGGGCGATTGTGGTGCGGGTGGCTCTGCCCGCAGACGGTGATCGGCGAGATCGGCGAATGGATCGCCTCGGCTCTCCCGCCCCGTTTCCGGTCCGGTGGAAAGACGCTGGTCCTCCTCCCCTTCTCCGCGTTGGTGTCCCTCTCCCTCCTCTGGTATTTCGTCCCGCCCGCCGAGGCGACCCGCGACCTCTTCCGGTCCCCCGTTCTCCTCGGCTTCTTCCTGTCGCAGTGGGGAGTGATCTACATCATGGTGGCCGTCGTCGGGCCCCGCTTCTGCAAAACGGTGTGCCCGTACGCGATGCTGCAGAATGTCCTGGCCGACCGCGAGACGCTGTCCGTCGCGTACGACCCGGCGCGGGCCGAGTGCCTGCGATGCGACCGGTGCGTCCGGGTCTGCCCCGTGGGGATCGACATCCGGAAGGGAGCGCAGCGGGAGTGCGTCGCCTGCGCGGAGTGCATCGACGCCTGCCGGGAGGTGACGTCGCGCAGGAACGTCTCGCCCTTCATCGCCTACCGGGGAACGGTCCGGCGCGGGAAAGCGTACCTGTTCGCGGGGGGGTGCCTCGCGGCCGCGCTCGTCCTCCTTGCGGCGGTCTGGAGCCGGCCCGACGTCCGGTTCGCCGTGCAGTGGGAAGGGAAGGCCGGAACGCCCCGCGGAAATGTCTACCGGTACTCCGTGCGGAACGATTCGGACCGGCCGGTCGCGCTCGCGCTGTCCGTGGAGGCGCCGGCGCGTCTTCTCGACGATCCTGAGGTGGCGGTGGCCCCCCGGGGGCGCGTAACCGGCACTCTGACGGTGCAGGGAAGGAACGGGACGCCGGGGGAGATCCTGATCACCGCCGCAGGGCGGGGGTTCCGGATCGTCCGGAAGGCGGCGTTCCCGTGAAACGGCTGATCGCGGGACTGTTCGCCGCCTTCGCGCTCCTTATGGGAGCGACGATCTGGATCGCCTACCGTTCGTGGGACGGTCTCGTCGACCGGGGGGATTCCAGGGATACGGGGAACCTGCGGAGCGCCATCGGAGGACAGGAGGTTCTCCTCTCGATCGCCCCATGGCCGCCGCCGGCGATGCGGGAGGTCGATTTCACCGTTACCCTTCCCGGATACGTCGGGGACGTCCCGCCGTGCATCGATCTGTCGATGGCCCGGATGGAGATGGGACGAAACCGCGTCGATCTCTCCCGCGGGGCCGATGGCCGGTACCGCGGCACGGGGGTGTTCGTCCGGTGCCCGAGCGGAAGGCACGACTGGGAAGCGACGGTGACGGCGCCGGGCGCCGGGAAGGCGGTGTTCCGATTTGCCGTGGCCGACTGAGTCCCTCCCGTGGATCCTTTTCGTCACCGGACTGGTGGGCGGCGCCGGCCATTGCGTAGGGATGTGCGGTCCGCTGGTCGCCGGGTACGCCATCACGCTGCGGAACCGCGCGGCCACCCTTCCGCACCTCTTCTTCCACATGGGCCGGGTGACCACGTACGGCATCGCGGGGGGGATCGTCGGGGCGTCGGGCTCCTTCGTCCGCGTCGCGGCGTGGTTCGCCCCCTTCCAGTCGTTTCTCCTCGCCGCGACCGGCATCCTGATCTCGCTGATGGGGCTTTCGGTGGGCGGCTGGCTGCCGTGGGCGCGGCGGATCGAGGGGAGCGGTCCTTTCCAGGGGGTCCTGGCCGGGGTCGCGCGGCGCGCGGCGGAGGCGGGCGGCCCAGGCGCCGCCTTCCCCCTCGGCATGGCGACGGGGCTGCTCCCGTGCGGGTTGGTCTACACCGCGCTCCTCTCCGCGGCGCGCTCCGGGATGGATGGAAGTTCCCCTGCCGACGGGTTCGTCCGGGGATTCCTCGCAATGGCCGCCTTCGGGGCCGGAACGTTCCCCGCCCTGTTCCTGTTCGGCAAAGTGGTCGCGGCGGCGGGGCCGCGCCTGCGCGGGGCGCTGGCGAAGGTCGCCGCCGCCCTCCTCGTCGCCGCCGGGGTGATGTTCGCCGCTCGCGCGTTTTTCCGTTGAGCGGGGACATCGCAATGGCGGTCTGCGCGCACTGTCTCCTGGAGATGCCGGAGGAGTCCGCGACCCGGGAGACGATCGACGGGAAGGAGACGACCTTCTGCTGTCCCGGGTGCCGGGCGATCCACGGTCTCCTCCGCTCCGAGGGGTTGACCGGCTTCTACGCCCGCCGACACGGGTGGACTCCCGGCCCTCCGGAGAGCGCGCGGGTTCCGCTCGACGCATTCGATGGCTCCGTCCGCACCTCGGGCCGGCAGGCGGAGGCCGACCTCGTCATCTCCGGGATCCGTTGCGCCTCCTGCGTCTGGCTCATCGAGCGGTATCTCGGGGGGCGACCCGGCATTCTGTCGACGCGCGTCAATTTCGCCACCGGCAGGGCGCGAATCTCCTGGAACCCGTCGGAAACCGGTATCGGAGACGTCGTCTTCGCGATCCGCGCCCTAGGGTACACGCCGTATCCTCCCGAATCGCTTCCCGTCGGAGACGCCCTTCGGAGGGAAGCGTCGGATCTGCTGCTTCGCTTCGGAACCGCGGCGTTCCTCTCGATGCAGGTGATGCTCCTCACCGCGGGGCTCTACGCCGGGTACTTCCAGGGGATCGACGCGCGGTACGAGCGGCTTTTCCGGGGACTCTGCTTCCTCCTCGCCACTCCGGTCGTCTTCTACTCCGGCGCCCCCTTCCTCCGTGGCGCCCTCCGCGGAGCGCGCCACGGGACGTTCGGGATGGACGCCCTCGTCTTCCTCGGCGCCTTCTCCGCGTACGGCTACAGCGCCGCCTCGCTGTTCCTCGATGGGGAGGTGTATTTCGACACGGCGACGATGATCCTGACCCTGGTCCTCCTCGGCCGGTACATCGAGGCGGGGGCGAGGTCCCGCGCGGCCGACGGAATCTCCAGGCTCGTGCGGCTCGCGCCCGTGATGGCCCGGAAGGCGGTATCGGGCGGGGGGGCGATCGACATTCCCGTCGCCTCCCTTGCTCCCGGGGACCTCGTGGAGATCGTCCCCGGGGAGCGGATGCCGGTGGACGGAGACGTGATCGAAGGGAACTCCGAGGCGGACGAGTCGATGTTGACCGGGGAGTCGGCCCCCGTATCCAAAATCCCGGGAGATCCGGTCGTCGCCGGGTCGCTGAACGGGACCGGGCGGCTTCTCGTTCGGGTCGTCCGGACCGGCGGAGAAACCGTCCTGTCGCACGTCGTGCAGGCGGTGGAGGAGGCGCAGGCGCGAAAGGCGCCGATCCAGCGGGTGGCCGACCGCGTGGTCCGCTTCTTCGTGCCGGCGGTCCTCCTCGTCGC carries:
- a CDS encoding copper-translocating P-type ATPase — translated: MAVCAHCLLEMPEESATRETIDGKETTFCCPGCRAIHGLLRSEGLTGFYARRHGWTPGPPESARVPLDAFDGSVRTSGRQAEADLVISGIRCASCVWLIERYLGGRPGILSTRVNFATGRARISWNPSETGIGDVVFAIRALGYTPYPPESLPVGDALRREASDLLLRFGTAAFLSMQVMLLTAGLYAGYFQGIDARYERLFRGLCFLLATPVVFYSGAPFLRGALRGARHGTFGMDALVFLGAFSAYGYSAASLFLDGEVYFDTATMILTLVLLGRYIEAGARSRAADGISRLVRLAPVMARKAVSGGGAIDIPVASLAPGDLVEIVPGERMPVDGDVIEGNSEADESMLTGESAPVSKIPGDPVVAGSLNGTGRLLVRVVRTGGETVLSHVVQAVEEAQARKAPIQRVADRVVRFFVPAVLLVAAGAVFLGFHGGSLPHAALMAGISVLVIACPCALGLATPLAVLVGTTSAQARGILVRGGDVLEQAAGVRCVLFDKTGTLTVGRPRLTDVEGIGIEREDALRLAASLEASSEHAIGRAIADALPASRRLPVRGFRAHPGEGIEGEIDGVRYLLGRPELLERFGIAVDGAASRAYAAHSALLRTAVLLSDGSRPLAVLATEDALRPEAAEAVSLLRASGTAVMMVTGDDPGVAADVAGKVGIANLRARVTPGGKREEVRRARERFGPVLVVGDGVNDAPALAEADVGVAMGRGTGLAIHSAGATLMTEDLLRIPAFLALSRATMRVIRQNLFWAFSYNLVAIPLAVAGKLHPIAAAAFMAG